Proteins encoded by one window of Hafnia alvei:
- the kdpC gene encoding potassium-transporting ATPase subunit KdpC encodes MSLLRPSIMMMLILTAITGIAYPLLTTGLAQVMFHSQAEGSLIERDGVIVGSRLIGQNFTQPKYFWDRPSATADAAYNPQASGGSNLAASNPQLDKNLQARAALLRQADPSAPVAIPVDLMTSSASGLDPHISPQAAYYQAARIAKVRNLPQASVEKLIAANTKYSLPQFIGQPVVNVLELNMALDALLPHNASNTHS; translated from the coding sequence ATGTCACTACTACGCCCCTCTATAATGATGATGCTGATTTTGACCGCCATCACCGGCATAGCCTATCCGCTGCTGACCACGGGGTTAGCGCAGGTGATGTTTCACTCTCAGGCCGAAGGATCGTTGATTGAACGCGATGGTGTCATCGTGGGTTCACGTTTGATTGGCCAAAACTTTACTCAGCCTAAATATTTTTGGGATCGTCCATCAGCGACCGCTGACGCAGCCTATAACCCACAGGCTTCCGGCGGCAGCAATTTGGCGGCATCCAACCCGCAGTTGGATAAAAATTTACAGGCGCGTGCAGCGCTATTACGTCAGGCGGATCCTTCAGCGCCAGTGGCGATTCCGGTCGATCTGATGACCAGCTCAGCCAGTGGTTTAGATCCCCACATTTCACCGCAGGCGGCTTATTATCAGGCGGCACGCATCGCCAAGGTTCGCAATTTGCCGCAGGCCAGCGTTGAGAAGCTGATCGCTGCTAACACAAAATACAGCCTACCGCAGTTTATTGGTCAGCCGGTGGTTAACGTATTAGAACTGAACATGGCACTGGATGCATTATTGCCCCACAATGCATCTAACACGCATTCATAA
- the kdpB gene encoding potassium-transporting ATPase subunit KdpB, translating into MTRKQRALFEPKLVRTAIKDAVKKLDPRVQWRNPVMFVVYLGSILTTIIWISILSGQSDGSAAFTGSVTIWLWFTVLFANFAEALAEGRSKAQAESLKGVKKTSWAKKLASQRHDSPQEKVSADSLRKGDIVLVEAGDTIPCDGEVLEGGASVDESAITGESAPVIRESGGDFSSVTGGTRILSDWLVIQCTVNPGETFLDRMIAMVEGAKRRKTPNEIALTILLIALTLVFLLATATLYPFSLFSAQASHVGVPVTITVLVALLVCLIPTTIGGLLSAIGVAGMSRMLGANVIATSGRAVEAAGDVDVLLLDKTGTITLGNRQATEFLPVPGVSEEELASAAQLASLADETPEGRSIVVLAKQRFNLRERDLASLGATFVPFSAQTRMSGVNVQGRMIRKGSVDAIRRHVESNQGHFPRAVDERVESVARTGGTPLVVAEDGRILGVVALKDIVKGGIKERFSELRRMGIKTVMITGDNRLTAAAIAAEAGVDDFLAEATPEAKLALIRQYQAEGRLVAMTGDGTNDAPALAQADVAVAMNSGTQAAKEAGNMVDLDSNPTKLIEVVHIGKQMLMTRGSLTTFSIANDVAKYFAIIPAAFAATYPQLNALNVMHLTSPASAIMSAVIFNALIIVFLIPLALKGVSYKPLSASALLRRNLWVYGAGGLLVPFVGIKLIDMLLTVCGLA; encoded by the coding sequence ATGACTCGTAAACAACGCGCGTTGTTCGAACCAAAACTGGTCCGTACCGCTATCAAAGATGCTGTTAAAAAACTCGATCCCCGCGTGCAGTGGCGCAATCCGGTGATGTTCGTGGTGTATTTGGGAAGCATTCTCACCACCATTATCTGGATCTCCATTCTCAGCGGGCAAAGTGACGGCAGCGCCGCATTTACCGGAAGCGTGACGATTTGGCTTTGGTTCACGGTTCTGTTTGCTAACTTTGCCGAAGCTCTGGCAGAAGGGCGCAGTAAAGCTCAGGCCGAAAGCCTGAAAGGGGTGAAAAAAACCAGCTGGGCTAAAAAACTGGCCTCACAGCGACATGATTCACCGCAGGAAAAAGTGTCGGCTGACTCTCTGCGCAAAGGCGATATTGTGCTGGTTGAAGCTGGTGACACCATTCCCTGTGACGGTGAAGTATTGGAAGGCGGTGCCTCGGTGGACGAAAGCGCGATTACCGGTGAATCAGCGCCGGTCATTCGCGAATCGGGTGGCGACTTTTCCTCCGTCACCGGCGGCACGCGGATTCTGTCGGATTGGCTGGTGATCCAATGCACCGTTAACCCTGGCGAAACCTTCCTCGACCGCATGATTGCGATGGTTGAAGGCGCTAAGCGCCGTAAAACCCCGAACGAAATCGCGCTGACCATTTTGCTTATTGCCTTAACGCTGGTGTTTTTACTGGCTACGGCAACGCTGTATCCCTTCTCGCTATTTAGCGCGCAGGCCAGCCACGTTGGGGTTCCGGTCACCATTACCGTACTGGTTGCCCTGTTGGTCTGTTTAATCCCCACCACCATTGGCGGCTTGCTGTCAGCCATTGGTGTGGCGGGTATGAGCCGTATGCTGGGGGCCAACGTTATTGCCACCAGCGGGCGTGCCGTGGAAGCCGCCGGTGACGTCGATGTGCTGCTGTTGGATAAAACGGGCACCATCACGTTGGGCAACCGTCAGGCGACCGAATTTTTGCCCGTCCCCGGTGTGAGTGAGGAAGAGCTTGCCAGCGCGGCGCAGCTCGCTTCGCTGGCCGACGAAACGCCTGAAGGTCGCAGCATTGTGGTGCTGGCAAAGCAGCGTTTTAACCTGCGCGAACGTGATTTAGCTAGCCTAGGTGCAACCTTTGTGCCCTTCTCGGCGCAAACCCGCATGAGCGGCGTTAACGTGCAGGGAAGAATGATCCGCAAAGGTTCAGTGGACGCAATACGCCGCCACGTTGAATCTAACCAAGGCCACTTCCCACGTGCGGTTGATGAACGCGTAGAAAGCGTTGCACGTACCGGCGGCACACCGCTGGTGGTGGCAGAAGATGGGCGCATTCTTGGCGTGGTGGCGCTAAAAGATATCGTCAAAGGCGGCATTAAAGAGCGATTCTCCGAGCTACGCCGCATGGGTATCAAAACGGTCATGATTACCGGCGATAACCGCTTAACCGCTGCGGCTATCGCGGCCGAAGCTGGTGTGGATGACTTTCTGGCGGAAGCGACGCCCGAAGCCAAATTGGCGCTAATCCGCCAGTATCAGGCCGAAGGCCGCTTAGTAGCCATGACCGGCGACGGCACCAACGATGCGCCAGCGCTAGCACAGGCCGACGTGGCGGTCGCTATGAACTCAGGTACTCAGGCCGCTAAAGAAGCGGGCAACATGGTTGATTTAGACTCTAACCCAACCAAGCTGATTGAGGTGGTGCATATCGGCAAACAGATGCTGATGACGCGTGGCTCGCTAACCACCTTTAGCATCGCCAATGACGTGGCGAAATATTTCGCCATTATTCCTGCGGCCTTTGCAGCCACTTATCCTCAGTTGAATGCGCTCAACGTCATGCACCTAACGTCACCGGCGTCGGCCATTATGTCAGCGGTCATTTTCAACGCGTTGATCATTGTGTTCTTAATCCCGCTGGCGTTGAAAGGCGTGAGCTATAAACCGCTAAGCGCCAGCGCATTGCTGCGCCGAAATTTATGGGTTTATGGCGCAGGCGGGCTGTTAGTGCCGTTTGTCGGGATCAAACTGATTGATATGTTGCTGACCGTTTGTGGCTTGGCTTAG
- the kdpA gene encoding potassium-transporting ATPase subunit KdpA, whose protein sequence is MAASAFLMIAVFLLVLFALALPLSRVLARLIDGEPFVALRGIENGFWRCCGIQPQEMSWLQYLLAIIAFNLLGILLLFVLLMAQGILPLNPQQMPGMSWHLALNTAVSFVTNTNWQAYSGENTLSYFSQMVGLSVQNFLSAATGIAVVFALIRGFARHSASTLGNAWVDLFRVTLYVLLPLSLILALFFVSQGVLQNLHSYITVHTLEGGTQLLPMGPVASQEAIKLLGTNGGGFFGANSAHPFENPTALSNMVQMLAIFLIPAALCFAFGQAVGENRQGHTLLWAMSLIFVVAVIVVMYAELQGNPHLSDFGAASNFNMEGKETRFGILATAMYSVVTTAASCGAVNAMHDSFTALGGMVPMWLMQIGEVVFGGVGSGLYGMLLFVLLTVFIAGLMIGRTPEYLGKKIEVFDMKMTAVAILVTPALVLIGSAVALMTDAGRAGILNPGAHGFSEVLYALSSAANNNGSAFAGLSVNTPFYNVLLAIAMFLGRFGVIIPVMAIAGSLVAKKRQPAGNGTLPTQGALFIGLLVGTILLVGALTFIPALALGPVAEHLQVWLTR, encoded by the coding sequence ATGGCTGCTTCTGCGTTTCTGATGATCGCGGTATTTCTGCTGGTGCTTTTTGCCTTGGCGTTGCCTTTGAGCAGGGTGTTGGCTCGCCTGATCGATGGCGAACCCTTTGTTGCCCTACGCGGCATTGAAAATGGTTTTTGGCGTTGCTGTGGGATCCAACCGCAGGAAATGAGCTGGTTACAGTATTTGCTCGCCATTATTGCCTTCAACCTACTGGGTATTTTGCTGCTCTTCGTTCTACTCATGGCACAGGGCATCTTGCCGCTGAACCCACAGCAGATGCCAGGGATGTCTTGGCACCTTGCGCTGAATACCGCCGTGAGTTTCGTGACCAACACCAACTGGCAGGCATACAGCGGCGAAAACACCTTGAGCTATTTCAGCCAAATGGTTGGATTGAGCGTACAAAACTTCCTTTCTGCCGCAACGGGAATTGCCGTGGTCTTTGCGTTGATCCGCGGGTTTGCTCGCCACTCGGCAAGCACGCTAGGAAATGCATGGGTCGATTTATTCCGCGTGACGCTTTACGTTCTTCTGCCGCTGTCGCTCATTCTGGCGCTGTTTTTCGTCAGCCAAGGCGTGCTGCAAAACCTGCATAGCTATATCACGGTGCATACGCTGGAGGGCGGTACTCAGCTGTTGCCTATGGGGCCGGTGGCTTCACAGGAAGCGATTAAATTACTCGGCACCAACGGCGGCGGTTTCTTTGGTGCAAACTCAGCGCACCCATTCGAAAACCCAACCGCACTGAGCAATATGGTGCAAATGCTGGCGATCTTCTTAATCCCTGCCGCGCTCTGTTTTGCCTTCGGACAAGCGGTGGGAGAAAACCGCCAAGGCCATACGCTGCTATGGGCCATGAGCCTGATTTTTGTGGTGGCCGTTATCGTGGTGATGTACGCCGAGCTGCAGGGAAACCCGCATTTATCCGACTTTGGCGCGGCCAGTAATTTCAACATGGAAGGGAAAGAAACACGCTTTGGCATTCTAGCAACGGCGATGTATTCCGTTGTCACTACCGCCGCATCCTGCGGCGCGGTGAATGCGATGCATGATTCCTTCACGGCGCTCGGCGGCATGGTGCCCATGTGGCTGATGCAGATCGGTGAAGTCGTCTTTGGCGGCGTAGGTTCTGGTCTCTACGGCATGCTGCTCTTCGTGCTGCTGACGGTATTTATTGCCGGTTTGATGATTGGCCGTACACCTGAATATCTCGGCAAGAAAATCGAAGTTTTCGATATGAAAATGACCGCGGTGGCCATTTTGGTTACTCCTGCGCTGGTGCTGATTGGCTCTGCCGTCGCGCTGATGACCGATGCAGGCCGCGCCGGCATTCTTAATCCGGGCGCTCATGGGTTCAGCGAGGTGCTTTATGCCCTCTCTTCAGCAGCAAACAACAACGGCAGCGCTTTCGCCGGTCTGAGTGTGAATACGCCGTTCTATAACGTTCTATTGGCGATTGCCATGTTCCTTGGTCGCTTCGGCGTCATCATTCCGGTGATGGCGATTGCGGGTTCTTTAGTCGCGAAAAAACGTCAACCCGCCGGAAACGGAACGCTACCGACTCAAGGCGCACTGTTCATTGGACTATTGGTTGGCACCATTTTATTGGTCGGCGCATTAACGTTTATTCCGGCGCTAGCTCTGGGGCCGGTAGCTGAACACCTGCAAGTTTGGTTAACACGTTGA
- the kdpF gene encoding K(+)-transporting ATPase subunit F, producing the protein MNIGVIACAVLVVLLLAYLIYALFNAEEF; encoded by the coding sequence ATGAATATCGGGGTGATTGCCTGTGCAGTCCTAGTTGTATTGCTGCTGGCTTATCTGATTTATGCATTATTTAACGCGGAGGAATTCTGA
- a CDS encoding YbfA family protein has translation MYQQYSLSRILLRRCGVVIAGVLALPVMLFRSDRARFYSYLHRVWSKTSDKPVWLAQSEQVTADFY, from the coding sequence ATGTACCAACAGTATTCATTATCTCGCATTCTCCTGCGTCGTTGTGGCGTTGTTATTGCCGGTGTTTTGGCTCTGCCAGTGATGTTATTCCGTAGCGATCGCGCACGTTTTTATAGCTATCTGCACCGCGTTTGGTCTAAAACCAGCGATAAGCCGGTTTGGTTGGCGCAGTCGGAGCAGGTCACCGCTGATTTTTATTAA
- a CDS encoding YbgA family protein — MSDKIPVGVSACLLGENVRFDGGHKRLPFAVDELSPFVRFEAVCPEMAIGLPSPRPTLRLIKQGDDVALVNSRDGEGDVTQKMREFSKQKVASLEHLCGYLVCAKSPSCGMERVKVYTEHEARKSGVGIFTQQLMAHMPWLPVEEDGRLYDSELRENFVERIYALHEFNQLWKNGLTRGALVAFHSRYKLSLLAHSQPEYRELGRFVAAMEQWESLDEYAHEYRNRFMALLKHKASRRNHTNVLQHVQGYFRRQLTSSQRQELADLILRYRQGTQPLLAPITLLRHYLKEYPDSYLAGQRYFDPYPEVLRLRYGH; from the coding sequence ATGTCAGATAAAATACCCGTTGGTGTGAGTGCCTGTTTGCTGGGCGAAAATGTGCGTTTCGATGGCGGCCATAAACGATTACCGTTTGCGGTGGATGAGCTGTCACCCTTTGTGCGCTTCGAAGCCGTGTGCCCTGAGATGGCGATTGGTTTACCGTCGCCACGCCCAACCCTTCGTTTGATCAAACAGGGCGATGATGTGGCTTTGGTTAACAGCCGCGATGGGGAAGGGGATGTGACGCAAAAAATGCGTGAGTTTTCCAAACAGAAAGTGGCGAGCCTTGAACATCTGTGCGGCTATCTGGTCTGTGCGAAATCGCCCAGCTGCGGCATGGAAAGAGTGAAGGTGTATACCGAGCATGAAGCGCGTAAAAGTGGGGTTGGGATTTTCACCCAGCAGCTGATGGCGCATATGCCTTGGCTGCCGGTAGAAGAGGACGGCAGGTTATATGATTCTGAACTGCGAGAGAATTTTGTTGAGCGTATTTACGCGCTACACGAGTTTAACCAGCTTTGGAAAAACGGTTTAACCCGTGGTGCGTTAGTGGCCTTCCACAGCCGCTATAAGCTCTCACTGCTGGCTCATTCACAGCCGGAATATCGCGAACTGGGGCGTTTTGTTGCGGCGATGGAGCAGTGGGAATCCTTAGATGAATACGCGCACGAATACCGAAATCGTTTTATGGCTTTGCTCAAGCATAAAGCCTCGCGCCGTAATCATACCAACGTGTTACAGCACGTTCAGGGCTATTTCCGTCGCCAGCTCACCAGCAGCCAGCGGCAGGAGTTGGCCGATTTGATCCTGCGTTATCGGCAGGGAACCCAACCGTTGTTGGCTCCGATCACGCTGCTACGCCATTATCTCAAAGAATATCCAGACAGCTATTTAGCCGGGCAACGTTATTTCGACCCTTATCCTGAAGTACTGCGTTTGCGGTATGGCCACTAG
- the phrB gene encoding deoxyribodipyrimidine photo-lyase: MTATHLVWFRNDLRITDNRALHAACQDVHAKVIAVYIATPEQWQQHDMAPRQAAFLQQNLHCLDASLAGKNIPLFSHQCADFAESVEWLSDFCQKNDVTDLFYNRQYELNERRRDDRVGELLQGKCRLHAFDDSLLLPPGSVVTGSGEMYKVFTPFRKSFLQRLTHSDARCLPAPKPRAGNAERLPIVSFDYPFEQPDPSLFPAGEDAALQRLRSFCRERVQDYQQQRDIPAIDGTSCLSPYLAIGVLSPRQCFNRLLAECPQTLEDDQSGAFVWLNELVWREFYRHLLVAYPKLCRHKPFIAWTDNVRWSGDADHLAAWKAGKTGFPVVDAAMRQLNQTGWMHNRLRMIVASFLVKDLLINWRAGERYFMSQLLDGDLAANNGGWQWAASSGTDAAPYFRIFNPTTQGERFDKKGDFIRRWLPELADVPDSDIHHPHQWAIKQGRVLDYPEPLVDHAVARKQTLQAFEEAKRGAG, translated from the coding sequence ATGACTGCCACACATTTAGTTTGGTTTCGTAACGATCTACGGATAACGGATAATCGTGCGCTGCACGCGGCCTGTCAGGATGTTCACGCTAAGGTGATCGCGGTTTATATCGCGACGCCTGAGCAGTGGCAGCAGCATGATATGGCGCCGCGTCAGGCGGCGTTTCTTCAGCAAAATCTGCACTGCCTAGACGCCTCGCTAGCAGGAAAAAACATTCCTCTTTTCTCTCATCAATGCGCTGATTTTGCCGAGAGCGTTGAGTGGCTCAGTGATTTTTGCCAGAAAAACGACGTCACCGACCTGTTTTACAACCGCCAATATGAACTGAATGAGCGACGGCGTGACGACCGTGTTGGTGAGTTACTGCAAGGAAAGTGCAGGCTGCATGCCTTTGATGACAGTTTGCTTCTGCCACCCGGTAGCGTGGTGACCGGTAGCGGCGAAATGTATAAGGTGTTTACTCCCTTCCGTAAGTCTTTCTTACAACGCTTAACCCATTCAGATGCACGCTGTTTGCCTGCCCCCAAACCAAGAGCGGGTAACGCTGAACGGCTGCCGATAGTGTCTTTTGATTATCCCTTCGAGCAACCCGACCCGTCACTATTCCCTGCGGGAGAAGACGCCGCGTTACAGCGTTTGCGGAGTTTCTGCCGAGAACGCGTGCAGGATTATCAGCAGCAGCGTGATATTCCCGCTATTGATGGCACGAGTTGCCTGTCGCCTTATTTGGCTATCGGCGTGCTGTCGCCACGTCAGTGTTTTAACCGGCTTTTGGCTGAGTGTCCGCAAACGTTGGAAGACGATCAAAGCGGCGCCTTTGTTTGGCTCAATGAGCTGGTTTGGCGCGAGTTTTATCGCCACCTGCTGGTGGCTTATCCCAAGCTCTGTCGACATAAGCCGTTTATTGCGTGGACGGACAATGTGCGCTGGAGCGGTGACGCCGATCATTTAGCGGCATGGAAAGCTGGGAAAACGGGTTTTCCGGTTGTGGATGCTGCGATGCGGCAATTAAATCAAACGGGGTGGATGCATAATCGACTGCGCATGATTGTCGCCAGCTTTTTAGTTAAAGATCTGTTGATAAACTGGCGAGCGGGAGAGCGCTATTTTATGTCTCAACTGCTGGATGGGGATTTGGCGGCGAATAACGGCGGTTGGCAGTGGGCGGCATCTTCGGGAACCGATGCGGCCCCCTATTTTCGTATTTTTAACCCGACCACGCAGGGCGAGCGTTTTGACAAAAAGGGCGATTTTATTCGTCGTTGGCTGCCTGAGCTTGCGGATGTACCAGACAGTGATATTCATCACCCCCATCAATGGGCGATTAAACAAGGTCGCGTGTTAGACTACCCTGAACCACTGGTGGATCATGCCGTTGCACGTAAGCAAACCCTTCAAGCGTTTGAAGAGGCTAAGCGAGGCGCGGGCTGA
- a CDS encoding MBL fold metallo-hydrolase — protein sequence MRKTLIAVVLAGYSAFTWASFDVVALGTQGGLSGDNLTSYLIRTEGDARYIALDAGSTLPGIAKGIEKGSFPDVTPEKAAPLTPQGYIFREQINAYFISHPHLDHVAGLILGSPDDKKKTIYTLADSANTLHNHYFNWKSWPNFSDAGNGERLGTYRINSPRVGQTFTLGVTPMRGVIYPLSHNGTASSMLLISARGESFAYFGDTGADAVERSKNLDAIWRVLGPLIQQKALKGMIIETSYDDAQPDNKLLGHLTPKLLLSELTQLEKYSGGAGSLKDLPIVISHIKPTLVAGKDPQALIQQQLSAGNSLGVKFMFMQQGDKAVF from the coding sequence ATGCGAAAGACACTCATAGCTGTGGTGCTGGCGGGCTATTCCGCATTTACCTGGGCCAGTTTTGACGTAGTGGCGTTAGGCACTCAGGGAGGATTATCGGGAGATAACCTGACCTCCTACCTTATTCGCACCGAGGGGGATGCCAGATATATCGCGTTAGATGCGGGGAGCACTTTACCCGGCATTGCGAAGGGCATTGAAAAAGGGAGTTTCCCGGACGTCACCCCAGAAAAAGCTGCACCGCTCACGCCGCAGGGCTACATTTTTCGTGAGCAGATTAACGCCTATTTCATCAGCCACCCTCATCTGGATCACGTTGCTGGTCTGATTTTGGGGTCACCGGATGATAAAAAGAAGACTATCTATACCCTCGCCGACAGCGCGAATACGCTGCATAACCACTATTTCAACTGGAAAAGCTGGCCAAACTTCAGCGATGCAGGCAACGGTGAACGATTAGGTACCTATCGAATTAATTCGCCGCGCGTCGGTCAGACCTTTACGCTAGGCGTAACGCCGATGCGCGGGGTGATCTACCCGCTGAGTCATAATGGAACGGCATCGTCGATGCTGTTGATCAGCGCACGTGGAGAGTCTTTTGCCTACTTTGGCGATACCGGCGCTGATGCCGTAGAACGCTCTAAAAATCTGGATGCGATTTGGCGTGTTTTGGGGCCGCTTATCCAGCAAAAAGCGCTAAAAGGGATGATTATTGAAACGTCCTATGATGACGCGCAGCCAGACAATAAACTGCTTGGACATCTGACGCCAAAATTACTGCTTTCCGAGCTGACTCAGTTGGAGAAATACAGCGGCGGCGCAGGTTCGTTGAAAGATTTGCCGATTGTGATTAGCCATATTAAACCCACGCTGGTGGCGGGGAAGGATCCGCAAGCGTTGATTCAGCAACAGCTGAGCGCAGGGAATTCATTGGGCGTGAAGTTTATGTTTATGCAACAGGGCGACAAAGCCGTTTTCTAA
- a CDS encoding type 2 GTP cyclohydrolase I gives MNNIELEKLLDQHLSVNDFRDYAPNGLQVEGRQEIKKVITGVTACQALLDAAVAEQADAILVHHGYFWKNDAPTVRGMRRHRLKTLLINDINLYGYHLPLDAHPVLGNNAQLARVMKIKPLGMIDPLLPYGEFEQPMSAGEVIGRLERKLQHAVLHSGDNAPQEIRRVAWCTGGGQSYIEQAAEFGVDAFISGEVSEKTIHIAREMGLHFFAAGHHATERGGIRALGEWLAAEHGLDVKFIDIPNPA, from the coding sequence ATGAATAATATTGAACTGGAAAAACTGCTCGATCAGCATCTTAGCGTTAATGATTTCCGTGACTATGCACCCAATGGTTTGCAGGTTGAAGGGCGACAGGAAATTAAAAAAGTCATTACCGGTGTGACCGCCTGTCAGGCGCTACTCGACGCCGCCGTGGCAGAGCAGGCCGATGCTATTTTGGTGCACCACGGCTATTTCTGGAAAAACGATGCGCCAACCGTGCGCGGTATGCGTCGTCATCGTTTGAAAACGCTGCTGATTAATGACATTAACCTGTATGGCTATCATTTGCCGTTAGATGCCCATCCGGTGCTGGGCAACAATGCGCAGCTGGCGCGCGTGATGAAAATCAAGCCATTAGGGATGATCGACCCTTTACTGCCTTACGGTGAGTTTGAGCAACCGATGAGCGCAGGTGAGGTGATTGGCCGTTTGGAGCGTAAGCTGCAGCATGCCGTGCTACACAGCGGAGACAATGCGCCGCAGGAGATCCGTCGCGTTGCGTGGTGTACCGGCGGTGGTCAGAGCTATATTGAGCAGGCCGCTGAGTTTGGCGTTGACGCGTTTATTAGCGGTGAGGTTTCAGAGAAAACCATTCATATCGCGCGTGAGATGGGGCTGCATTTCTTTGCGGCGGGCCATCATGCGACAGAGCGTGGTGGCATTCGTGCGTTAGGCGAGTGGTTAGCGGCGGAACATGGATTAGATGTGAAGTTTATTGATATCCCTAATCCAGCGTAA
- a CDS encoding zinc ribbon domain-containing protein YjdM — protein sequence MQLPNCPKCNSEYTYQDNDMYICPECAYEWNDSAPAEESDELVVKDANGNLLVDGDSVTVIKDLKVKGSSSMLKIGTKVKGIRLVEGDHNIDCKIDGFGQMKLKSEFVKKS from the coding sequence ATGCAATTACCAAACTGCCCGAAGTGCAACTCTGAATACACCTATCAGGACAACGATATGTACATTTGCCCTGAATGTGCTTACGAATGGAATGACAGCGCACCGGCAGAAGAAAGCGATGAACTGGTGGTGAAAGACGCCAACGGCAATCTGCTGGTGGATGGCGATTCCGTCACCGTAATCAAAGATCTGAAGGTAAAAGGCAGCTCGTCTATGCTGAAGATCGGCACCAAAGTGAAGGGTATTCGTCTGGTTGAAGGCGACCACAACATCGATTGTAAAATCGACGGTTTCGGCCAAATGAAGCTGAAATCTGAGTTTGTGAAAAAGAGCTAA
- a CDS encoding LysR family transcriptional regulator, translated as MPTTPISQLPHHGHSNGRISLRMLRYFQVLADELHFGRAAALLNISQPPLSTQIKELEDILEVKLLERNSRKVALTHAGRVLKTEVDRILSATETSLNYVRQIGRNENQHLNIGIIGTALWGALLPALKSFRMDYPHATWTLHELPQQRQIEQIMQHTIDIGINRNVAVESTPNICYQHIARESVMVALLEHDPLCQFPSLDLMQLAERPFISLSFSHSDFAQQLYDYCVQTGFYPLIAQQAMEPQTVLALVSAGLGIALLPETCSLIHWPGVTFVPLKQQIPADLYALYHRELQSPIAHAFLQALGHIAA; from the coding sequence ATGCCAACCACGCCCATTTCTCAACTCCCCCATCACGGACACAGCAACGGCCGTATCAGTCTGCGTATGTTGCGCTATTTTCAGGTATTGGCGGATGAGCTGCATTTTGGCCGCGCCGCTGCGCTGCTGAACATTTCCCAGCCGCCGCTCAGCACGCAGATTAAAGAGCTGGAAGATATTCTTGAGGTGAAGCTACTCGAACGTAACAGCCGAAAAGTGGCTTTAACGCACGCTGGGCGCGTGCTCAAGACCGAGGTCGATCGCATTTTGAGTGCCACCGAAACCTCATTGAATTATGTGCGTCAGATCGGGCGTAATGAAAACCAGCATTTGAATATCGGTATTATCGGCACCGCGCTGTGGGGCGCACTGCTACCCGCGCTAAAATCATTTCGCATGGATTATCCCCACGCCACGTGGACGTTGCACGAGCTGCCACAGCAGCGCCAAATTGAGCAGATCATGCAGCACACCATTGATATCGGCATCAACCGAAATGTAGCCGTAGAGTCCACGCCCAATATTTGCTATCAGCATATTGCACGCGAATCGGTCATGGTTGCGTTGCTCGAGCACGATCCTTTATGCCAGTTCCCTAGCCTCGACCTCATGCAGCTTGCCGAACGCCCGTTTATCTCGCTCTCATTCAGCCACAGCGATTTTGCCCAACAGCTTTATGATTACTGCGTGCAAACCGGTTTCTATCCGCTCATTGCCCAACAGGCCATGGAGCCGCAAACGGTGTTGGCGCTGGTCAGCGCAGGCTTGGGTATCGCGCTATTACCGGAAACCTGCTCGCTAATTCACTGGCCAGGCGTGACGTTTGTTCCTCTAAAACAGCAAATCCCCGCCGATCTCTATGCGCTCTACCATCGAGAACTGCAATCACCTATTGCGCACGCCTTTCTACAGGCATTGGGACACATTGCAGCCTAA